A genomic region of Paenibacillus sp. PL2-23 contains the following coding sequences:
- a CDS encoding sugar phosphate isomerase/epimerase has product MKLGVFSVLFSQKPFEETLDYIASKGLEAIEIGTGGYPGNAHCNPDVLLADAGKLKAFKQAVESRGLIISALSCHANPLHPQKALAAPDDAIIRQTIELANRLEVEVVNTFSGCPGDHEDAKYPNWPVAPWPNDFQDILKWQWEQKVIPYWSEIGGIAEAAGVKIGLELHGGFSVHSPATLIRLREAAGKAIGANLDPSHMWWQGIDPVQAVHILGRAGAIHHFHAKDTTIDPINVNHHGVTDMQSYSLMLDRAWQFRTVGFGHDMKVWADIISALRLVGYDYVVSIEHEDGLMSVEEGFTKAVQNLQQVLIREPLGEMWWV; this is encoded by the coding sequence ATGAAGTTAGGCGTATTCAGCGTATTGTTCTCGCAAAAACCGTTCGAGGAGACTCTGGACTACATCGCCTCCAAAGGCCTTGAGGCCATCGAGATCGGAACGGGCGGCTATCCCGGCAACGCGCATTGCAACCCGGATGTGCTTCTGGCCGACGCCGGCAAACTGAAAGCGTTTAAGCAAGCGGTTGAATCGCGTGGACTTATCATTAGCGCGCTCAGCTGCCACGCCAATCCGCTGCATCCGCAGAAGGCGCTTGCCGCACCGGACGACGCGATCATTCGTCAAACGATTGAGCTTGCGAATCGTTTGGAAGTCGAAGTCGTCAACACCTTCTCCGGCTGCCCGGGCGACCATGAGGACGCCAAATATCCCAATTGGCCGGTTGCTCCATGGCCGAATGATTTCCAGGATATTCTGAAATGGCAGTGGGAGCAGAAGGTTATTCCGTATTGGTCCGAAATCGGCGGCATTGCGGAAGCGGCAGGCGTGAAGATCGGTCTGGAGCTGCATGGCGGGTTCTCCGTTCACAGCCCGGCTACATTAATTCGCCTTCGCGAAGCGGCAGGCAAAGCGATCGGCGCCAACCTGGATCCGAGCCATATGTGGTGGCAAGGCATTGACCCGGTACAAGCGGTACATATACTCGGCCGTGCCGGCGCTATTCATCACTTCCATGCCAAGGACACGACGATTGACCCGATCAACGTCAACCATCACGGCGTAACAGACATGCAATCCTATTCGCTTATGCTGGATCGCGCTTGGCAGTTCCGCACAGTAGGCTTCGGTCACGACATGAAGGTTTGGGCTGACATTATTAGCGCGCTTCGCCTCGTCGGCTACGACTACGTCGTCAGCATCGAGCATGAGGACGGTCTGATGTCTGTGGAAGAAGGCTTCACCAAAGCCGTTCAGAACCTGCAGCAGGTGCTGATCCGCGAGCCGCTGGGCGAGATGTGGTGGGTGTAA
- a CDS encoding DUF4183 domain-containing protein translates to MFVKGLNRRTYPSKRKSGCRKASNKRKRCKRRRRRPIIATYYYYALGDGEKRTFTMADAVDGYDSRIPKTRLISLTNVFVDGMLQAPQLYRVLSGRLTFQSDEPPPSNSQIIAQFILVK, encoded by the coding sequence ATGTTCGTGAAGGGGCTGAATCGGAGAACCTATCCATCTAAACGGAAATCAGGCTGCCGCAAGGCCAGCAATAAGCGGAAGCGCTGCAAGCGCAGACGGCGCAGGCCCATCATTGCAACCTATTACTATTATGCGCTAGGGGATGGCGAGAAGCGAACCTTCACGATGGCGGATGCCGTAGATGGCTATGACAGTCGAATTCCGAAGACGCGACTTATCTCGCTAACGAATGTATTCGTTGATGGCATGCTTCAGGCGCCGCAGCTCTATCGTGTGCTGTCCGGCAGGCTAACATTCCAATCAGACGAACCGCCGCCGAGCAATTCCCAGATTATAGCGCAGTTTATTTTGGTAAAATAG
- the pcrA gene encoding DNA helicase PcrA, producing the protein MFNPIGIEEAVQKLNPPQREAVQATDGPLLIMAGAGSGKTRVLTHRIAYLIEKKRVAPWSILAITFTNKASREMQDRVSALVGPSGRDIWVSTFHSMCVRILRKDIDRIGYTSNFSILDSSDQLSVIRNCMKDLNIDTKKIEPKAIQATISSAKNELITPQSFEAKIGDYFDGLAAKVYEMYQKRLKSNNSLDFDDLIMKTIQLFKEVPEVLEFYQNKFRYIHVDEYQDTNRAQYMLCRMLADKHHNICVVGDSDQSIYRWRGADITNILNFENDYPEAQAIMLEQNYRSTSNILDAANAVIKRNTGRKPKKLWTEQGPGDMIQLYQADSEHDEGYFVTGEIRKNVTKGRRYSEHAILYRTNAQSRVIEEILIKSDIPYQIVGGIKFYDRKEIKDILAYLRLISNPDDDISLTRIINVPKRGIGDTTVAKLEEEAARRGTSIYRVLGDLGPVDVNGRTRTLLGEFYGLIHNLTSMVDYLTVTELTEKVLELSQYRIELQRENTLESKARVENIDEFLSVTMDFEQRNEDKSLVAFLTDLALIADIDSMNKDKEEDDKAGDAVVLMTMHSAKGLEFPVVFIIGMEESVFPHSRALADNEELEEERRLAYVGITRAEEKLYLTCARMRTLFGRTGMNSPSRFLEEIPEAVREGVSTSIGGSGTSSFARSGGTRFTGGGGAPSSSAASRQSGFGAGTSRIVGGGGGAAPGSGVRVSTPFDSSRSVKLTGGTGAAAPAPAGAAGGSNGDFAVGDRVAHGKWGEGTIVAVKGTGKDKELQVAFPAPVGIKRLLSEFAPLTKL; encoded by the coding sequence ATGTTCAATCCTATAGGTATCGAAGAGGCGGTTCAGAAGCTGAATCCGCCGCAGCGCGAGGCGGTCCAGGCTACTGACGGACCGCTGCTGATCATGGCGGGAGCGGGCAGCGGCAAGACACGCGTGCTGACGCACCGGATCGCATATCTCATCGAGAAGAAGCGGGTGGCGCCATGGAGCATCCTTGCAATTACGTTCACGAACAAGGCGTCCCGCGAAATGCAGGACAGGGTCAGCGCCCTTGTCGGCCCTTCCGGACGCGATATATGGGTATCCACCTTCCACTCCATGTGCGTGCGCATTCTGAGGAAGGACATTGACCGGATCGGCTACACCTCGAACTTCTCGATCCTGGATTCGTCGGATCAGCTGTCCGTTATCCGGAATTGTATGAAGGATCTGAACATCGACACGAAGAAGATTGAGCCGAAGGCGATTCAAGCGACAATCAGCAGCGCGAAGAATGAGCTGATAACGCCGCAGAGCTTTGAGGCGAAGATTGGGGACTATTTTGACGGACTGGCGGCCAAGGTGTATGAGATGTACCAGAAGCGTCTGAAGAGCAACAACTCGCTCGACTTCGACGACCTGATTATGAAGACGATCCAGCTCTTCAAGGAAGTGCCGGAGGTGCTGGAGTTTTATCAGAACAAATTCCGCTACATCCATGTGGACGAATACCAGGATACGAACCGCGCGCAATACATGCTGTGCCGGATGCTGGCCGACAAGCATCATAACATCTGTGTTGTGGGCGACAGCGATCAGTCCATCTATCGGTGGCGCGGGGCGGACATTACGAACATCCTGAATTTCGAAAACGATTATCCCGAGGCTCAGGCGATTATGCTGGAGCAGAACTACCGCTCCACGTCCAACATTCTGGATGCCGCCAACGCTGTTATTAAGCGCAACACCGGCCGCAAGCCGAAGAAGCTGTGGACGGAGCAGGGACCTGGCGACATGATTCAGCTGTATCAGGCGGATTCGGAGCATGACGAGGGTTATTTTGTAACGGGGGAAATTCGCAAGAATGTGACGAAAGGCCGTCGTTATTCCGAGCATGCCATTCTATACCGGACCAATGCGCAATCGCGGGTCATAGAGGAAATACTGATTAAATCCGATATCCCCTATCAGATTGTGGGGGGCATTAAGTTCTACGATCGCAAAGAGATTAAGGATATTCTCGCGTACCTGCGGCTGATCTCCAACCCTGATGATGACATCAGCTTGACTCGTATCATTAATGTTCCGAAGCGCGGCATTGGCGACACCACCGTTGCGAAGCTGGAGGAGGAGGCGGCTCGCAGGGGCACGTCCATCTATCGCGTGTTGGGTGATCTGGGTCCAGTGGATGTGAACGGACGGACGAGGACGCTGCTGGGAGAATTCTACGGCCTTATTCATAATTTGACCTCTATGGTGGACTATTTGACGGTGACGGAGCTGACGGAGAAGGTCCTGGAGCTGTCCCAATACCGGATCGAGCTGCAGCGCGAGAATACGTTGGAATCCAAGGCGCGTGTGGAAAATATCGACGAGTTCCTGTCGGTGACGATGGACTTCGAGCAGCGCAATGAGGACAAATCGCTTGTCGCGTTCTTGACCGATCTGGCGCTAATCGCGGACATCGACTCCATGAACAAGGACAAGGAGGAGGATGATAAAGCGGGCGATGCGGTTGTTCTCATGACGATGCACAGCGCCAAGGGCCTGGAGTTCCCGGTTGTGTTCATCATCGGGATGGAGGAATCCGTTTTCCCGCATAGCCGCGCACTAGCGGACAACGAAGAGCTGGAGGAGGAACGGAGGCTGGCGTACGTCGGCATCACCCGCGCGGAGGAGAAGTTGTATTTGACCTGCGCGCGCATGCGCACCTTGTTCGGGCGGACGGGGATGAATTCGCCGTCGCGGTTCCTGGAGGAAATTCCGGAGGCGGTACGCGAGGGCGTATCGACAAGCATCGGAGGAAGCGGGACGAGCAGTTTCGCTCGTTCAGGCGGCACGCGCTTTACAGGCGGAGGCGGAGCGCCTTCTTCAAGCGCGGCTTCACGCCAAAGCGGCTTCGGAGCGGGGACGTCCCGTATTGTGGGCGGCGGAGGCGGGGCAGCCCCCGGCAGCGGCGTTCGCGTCAGCACGCCGTTCGACTCTTCGCGCAGCGTGAAGCTTACAGGCGGAACAGGCGCGGCGGCACCTGCTCCAGCCGGAGCCGCTGGCGGCTCGAATGGCGATTTCGCGGTAGGTGATCGCGTCGCGCACGGCAAGTGGGGCGAAGGCACAATTGTCGCGGTCAAAGGAACGGGCAAGGACAAGGAGCTTCAGGTCGCTTTCCCTGCGCCTGTCGGCATCAAACGTCTGCTGTCGGAATTCGCTCCGCTCACGAAGCTGTAG
- a CDS encoding sigma-70 family RNA polymerase sigma factor, which produces MDEEKRLVEGLRAGNEAATVCLMDRYGSDILRTAVLMLGDRHLAEDVSQETFILAYRRIGQFRGEGSLRGWLLRIAVQLCRSSMRKAAWKRLFLNLTVTDDDMAQSDAFERRPAPQPGDAEWADRMTLREEIGKLPFKYREVVVLHYFHDLRTADIAEVLGEPEGTVKSKLMRARGKLKQQLQEGGWEHGRTLGG; this is translated from the coding sequence GTGGACGAGGAGAAGCGATTGGTGGAGGGCCTGCGAGCAGGGAATGAGGCGGCAACGGTGTGCTTAATGGACCGATACGGCAGCGATATATTGCGCACGGCGGTGCTGATGCTTGGTGACCGGCATTTGGCCGAGGATGTGTCGCAGGAGACGTTCATCCTTGCATACCGGCGCATTGGGCAATTCCGGGGAGAGGGCTCTCTCCGGGGCTGGCTGCTGCGAATAGCCGTTCAATTATGCCGAAGCAGCATGCGGAAAGCCGCATGGAAGCGTCTGTTTCTTAACCTAACCGTAACGGATGATGATATGGCACAGAGTGATGCTTTTGAACGGCGACCGGCCCCACAGCCTGGTGATGCGGAGTGGGCAGACCGGATGACGCTTCGAGAGGAGATCGGCAAGCTCCCGTTCAAATACAGGGAGGTCGTTGTGCTTCACTATTTCCATGATTTGCGCACGGCGGATATAGCCGAGGTGCTGGGTGAGCCGGAGGGTACGGTGAAGAGCAAGTTGATGCGTGCCAGGGGCAAGCTGAAGCAACAATTGCAAGAGGGGGGATGGGAGCATGGACGAACATTGGGAGGATAA
- a CDS encoding DUF3656 domain-containing protein yields the protein MKMNGITRSDIELLAPAGDWDCMRAAVANGADAIFFGVEKFNARARANNFRSEELPEIMAFLHTYGVKGFLTFNILVFEDELRDAQKLIEMCIDAGVDAVIVQDLGLVKLIRELSPDFPIHGSTQMTITSPEAVEFTKPYDMERVVLGRENNLKQIKTIGEQAKLPMEVFVHGALCVSYSGQCLTSEMWGGRSANRGECAQACRLPYDLMVDGEHKPMGDIAYLLSPKDLAAIDIVPELIEAGVTSFKIEGRLKSPEYVANVVSKYRAAIDKYFDGDRSKPSKEEVRELQQSFSRGFTHGFLQGTNNKELVEGTFPKSRGVYLGRVERIMRDAVTVRLDAPVKRGDGIVFDAGDPTKKEEGGRVYDVRRQGVKLEGEAPEGALIELVPGRNDVDLRKVHVGDRVWKTSDPALDKRLRATFETEKPYRVFPLHVRVTGVAGEPLRTVWTDVHKGTTVEVESEMPLEAAQKRPMDEALLADQLGRLGGTVYQLDGIEVELQGELIVPVRELNRMRREAVEQLAGERPKPPVYIKREVDAFADAHENNRAELISKRSGTKAELTALCRSLEQVEAAIQYGGVSYIYADFEFIKQFPAAVEACRKAGVPIALATPRIHMPGENGYHANILKLKPDAVLVRNTGALYYYLRARAANPGQPFPKLIGDFSLNVANHKAVKLFTEVGVDLITPSYDLNIQQMVDLLERSDTSRLEVVIHQHLPMFHTEHCVYCTFMSEGTNFTNCGRPCEESRASLQDRIGMSHPVRVDEGCRNTVYNAIEQSGAEYIKNFVELGVSHFRVEFLEEPGEKVGEVLSLYRDALDGRISGTQVWRSLKATNQLGVTRGQLVK from the coding sequence ATGAAGATGAACGGAATAACAAGATCGGATATAGAACTGCTGGCTCCGGCCGGCGACTGGGATTGCATGAGGGCCGCCGTGGCGAATGGAGCGGACGCGATCTTCTTCGGGGTGGAGAAGTTCAACGCCAGAGCCCGCGCCAACAACTTCCGCAGCGAAGAGCTGCCGGAAATTATGGCGTTCCTGCACACGTATGGAGTCAAGGGCTTCCTGACGTTCAACATTCTTGTGTTTGAGGACGAGCTGAGAGACGCTCAGAAGCTGATTGAGATGTGTATCGACGCCGGTGTTGACGCTGTGATCGTGCAGGATCTGGGTCTCGTGAAGCTGATTCGCGAGCTGTCGCCGGATTTCCCGATCCATGGCTCGACGCAGATGACGATTACGTCGCCTGAGGCCGTTGAATTTACGAAGCCGTATGATATGGAACGAGTGGTGCTTGGCCGCGAAAATAACCTGAAACAAATCAAGACGATCGGCGAGCAGGCGAAGCTGCCGATGGAGGTATTCGTGCATGGCGCGTTATGTGTGTCTTACTCCGGCCAATGCCTGACCTCCGAGATGTGGGGCGGGCGCTCCGCCAATCGCGGCGAATGCGCGCAGGCATGCCGACTGCCGTATGATCTGATGGTCGACGGCGAGCATAAGCCTATGGGCGATATCGCTTATCTGCTGTCGCCGAAGGACCTGGCAGCCATTGATATCGTACCCGAGCTGATCGAGGCGGGTGTTACATCGTTCAAGATCGAAGGACGCCTGAAGAGTCCTGAGTATGTGGCGAACGTCGTGAGCAAGTACCGCGCGGCTATCGACAAGTATTTCGACGGCGACCGCTCGAAGCCTTCCAAGGAGGAAGTGAGGGAGCTGCAGCAAAGCTTCTCGCGCGGCTTCACGCACGGCTTCCTGCAAGGGACGAACAACAAGGAGCTGGTGGAAGGCACATTCCCGAAGAGCCGCGGCGTCTACCTGGGGCGTGTAGAGCGGATTATGCGCGATGCGGTGACGGTTCGTCTCGATGCGCCGGTGAAGCGCGGCGACGGCATCGTGTTCGATGCCGGCGATCCCACGAAGAAGGAAGAGGGCGGGCGCGTCTATGACGTGCGACGCCAAGGGGTGAAGCTTGAGGGCGAGGCGCCGGAGGGCGCCTTGATCGAGCTGGTGCCGGGCCGTAATGACGTTGACCTGCGCAAGGTGCATGTGGGCGATCGTGTATGGAAGACAAGCGATCCCGCGCTGGACAAGCGTCTGCGCGCCACGTTCGAGACGGAGAAGCCGTATCGTGTATTTCCGCTGCATGTCCGTGTGACGGGTGTCGCCGGCGAGCCGCTTCGTACGGTATGGACCGATGTGCACAAAGGCACGACGGTCGAGGTGGAATCCGAGATGCCGCTGGAGGCTGCGCAGAAGCGTCCCATGGACGAAGCGCTGCTGGCGGATCAGCTGGGACGTCTCGGCGGAACGGTCTATCAGCTTGACGGCATCGAGGTGGAGCTTCAGGGCGAGCTGATTGTCCCTGTGCGCGAGCTGAACCGGATGCGCCGCGAAGCGGTAGAGCAGCTGGCAGGCGAGCGTCCCAAGCCGCCTGTCTACATCAAGCGTGAAGTCGATGCGTTCGCGGACGCGCATGAGAACAACCGGGCGGAGCTTATCTCGAAGCGCAGCGGCACCAAAGCTGAGCTGACCGCGCTTTGCCGGAGCCTGGAGCAGGTGGAAGCGGCCATTCAATACGGCGGCGTCTCCTATATTTATGCCGACTTCGAGTTCATCAAGCAGTTCCCGGCAGCGGTGGAGGCTTGCCGCAAGGCGGGCGTGCCGATCGCGCTGGCGACGCCGCGTATTCATATGCCAGGCGAGAACGGCTACCATGCGAATATTCTGAAGCTGAAGCCGGATGCTGTGCTGGTTCGCAACACGGGAGCGCTCTATTACTACCTGCGCGCCCGCGCCGCCAATCCGGGACAGCCATTCCCTAAGCTGATCGGGGATTTCTCGCTGAACGTAGCGAACCACAAAGCGGTTAAGCTGTTCACGGAGGTAGGCGTTGACCTGATTACGCCGTCTTATGATCTCAACATTCAGCAGATGGTTGATCTGCTGGAGCGTTCGGACACATCGAGGCTGGAGGTTGTCATCCACCAGCATCTGCCCATGTTCCATACGGAGCATTGCGTCTACTGTACGTTCATGAGCGAAGGCACCAACTTTACGAACTGCGGCCGTCCCTGCGAGGAATCCCGCGCGTCGCTGCAGGATCGAATCGGCATGTCCCATCCCGTCCGCGTGGACGAGGGCTGCCGCAACACCGTGTACAACGCCATTGAGCAGTCCGGCGCCGAATATATCAAAAACTTTGTGGAGCTGGGCGTGTCCCACTTCCGCGTCGAGTTTCTGGAAGAGCCGGGCGAGAAGGTGGGCGAGGTGCTGTCCCTTTACCGCGACGCCCTGGACGGCCGCATCAGCGGCACGCAGGTATGGCGCAGCCTGAAGGCAACGAACCAGCTGGGCGTTACGCGTGGGCAGCTGGTGAAATAG
- a CDS encoding heptaprenylglyceryl phosphate synthase produces MSEAWYSGWRHVFKLDPDKDISDEALDALCMSGTDAILVGGSSGVTFENTVDLMSRVRRYEVDCALEVSTLDGAVPGFDGYFVPLVLNTERVEWIIGKQIEGLREYGTFVPWEETAAQGYIILNEDATAAKLTGANASLDEDAVIAHVRMADRLMRLPVIYLEYSGMFGDMELLKQARRHVSQARLFYGGGIDSAEKARQAAEHAHTIVVGNIIYNDLEAALSTVAAIRI; encoded by the coding sequence ATGAGTGAGGCGTGGTATTCAGGATGGCGGCATGTATTCAAGCTTGATCCCGACAAGGATATTTCGGATGAGGCGCTGGATGCTTTGTGTATGTCGGGTACGGATGCGATCTTAGTTGGAGGGTCCAGCGGCGTCACGTTTGAGAATACGGTGGATTTAATGTCGAGGGTGCGGCGGTATGAGGTGGATTGCGCGCTGGAGGTTTCCACGCTTGATGGAGCCGTGCCGGGCTTCGATGGTTATTTTGTGCCGCTTGTGCTGAACACGGAACGGGTCGAGTGGATTATTGGCAAACAAATCGAGGGCCTGCGCGAGTACGGCACATTCGTGCCGTGGGAGGAGACAGCTGCCCAGGGTTATATCATATTGAACGAGGACGCGACGGCCGCAAAGCTGACGGGGGCCAACGCCTCCCTGGACGAAGATGCGGTGATTGCCCATGTTCGGATGGCGGACAGGCTTATGCGTCTTCCTGTTATTTACTTGGAGTACAGCGGCATGTTCGGCGATATGGAGCTGCTGAAGCAGGCTCGGCGTCATGTGTCGCAAGCAAGGCTGTTCTACGGCGGCGGCATCGATTCTGCAGAGAAGGCGCGGCAGGCCGCGGAGCACGCTCATACGATCGTCGTTGGGAATATTATATACAACGATCTTGAAGCGGCGCTGTCAACCGTAGCAGCCATCCGGATTTAG
- the uvrA gene encoding excinuclease ABC subunit UvrA: MASDKIVVKGARAHNLKNIDVTIPRDKFVVLTGLSGSGKSSLAFDTIYAEGQRRYVESLSAYARQFLGQMEKPDVDSIDGLSPAISIDQKTTSRNPRSTVGTVTEIYDYLRLLFARIGRPHCPDHGIEITSQTVQQMVDRIMEYPERTKLQILAPLVSGRKGEHTKLLADVQKQGFVRVRVNGELRELSEKIELEKNKKHNIEVVVDRIVVKPDIHARLADSLETALKLAEGRVLVDVMEKEELLFSSNLACPECGFSIEELAPRMFSFNSPYGACPECDGLGAKMIVDPELLVPDMTKTIAQGAFLAWAGSTSNYYPQFLSSVCKHYDIPEDVPVGDIPADQMKKLLYGTGGEKVRFVYENDFGHRKEAFVPFEGIVNNLERRYRDTPSEMMREHIEGYMSAKPCGSCKGQRLRKETLAVTIGDQNISHVTNLSIGEAQRYFESLPLTPKEQTIGHLILKEINSRLGFLVNVGLEYLTLSRAAGTLSGGEAQRIRLATQIGSSLMGVLYILDEPSIGLHQRDNDRLIQTLEHMRNLGNTLIVVEHDEDTMLAADYIIDIGPGAGIHGGQIIAEGTPKEVMEDEKSLTGQYLSGRRFIEVPLERRATSDKWLEVRGAKENNLRNIHVKIPLGVFTAVTGVSGSGKSTFVNEILYKTLARDLNKAKVRPGQYKEFRGLEHLEKVIDIDQSPIGRTPRSNPATYTSVFDDIRDLYASTNESKVRGYKKGRFSFNVKGGRCEACRGDGIIKIEMHFLPDVYVPCEICKGARYNRETLEVKYKGKNIAEVLEMTIEDSCSFFENIPRIHRKVQTLLDVGLGYMKLGQPATTLSGGEAQRVKLAAELYRRSTGKTLYILDEPTTGLHVHDIDRLLHVLHRLVDSGESVLVIEHNLDVIKTADYLIDLGPEGGSGGGTIVATGTPEQVVKVEQSYTGRYLKPILERDRERTLQRSGNKEHVGAGASATE, encoded by the coding sequence GTGGCTAGTGACAAGATCGTAGTGAAGGGCGCCCGCGCCCACAATCTCAAAAATATTGACGTAACGATTCCCCGCGACAAGTTCGTTGTGCTGACGGGGCTGAGCGGCTCCGGCAAATCGTCGCTCGCCTTCGACACGATCTACGCGGAGGGGCAGCGCCGCTATGTGGAGTCGTTAAGCGCCTATGCCCGCCAATTTCTTGGACAGATGGAGAAGCCGGACGTGGATTCCATCGACGGCTTGTCCCCGGCCATCTCCATCGACCAGAAGACGACCAGCCGCAATCCGCGCTCTACAGTGGGCACCGTGACGGAAATTTACGATTATCTCCGTCTGCTGTTCGCCCGGATCGGGCGTCCGCATTGCCCGGACCATGGCATCGAGATTACGTCGCAGACCGTGCAGCAGATGGTCGATCGCATCATGGAATATCCAGAGCGCACGAAGCTGCAAATTTTGGCGCCGCTGGTGTCCGGACGCAAGGGCGAGCATACGAAGCTGCTTGCCGATGTTCAGAAGCAAGGCTTCGTCCGCGTTCGTGTGAACGGCGAGCTGCGGGAGCTGAGCGAGAAGATCGAGCTTGAGAAGAACAAGAAGCATAATATTGAGGTCGTCGTAGACCGGATTGTGGTGAAGCCCGATATTCATGCGCGGCTGGCGGACTCGCTGGAGACGGCCTTGAAGCTGGCGGAGGGCCGGGTGCTGGTCGATGTGATGGAGAAGGAGGAGCTGCTGTTCAGCTCCAATCTGGCTTGTCCGGAGTGCGGCTTCAGCATCGAGGAGCTGGCTCCCCGTATGTTCTCATTCAACAGTCCGTACGGCGCTTGTCCGGAGTGCGACGGTCTGGGCGCGAAGATGATCGTCGACCCGGAGCTGCTTGTGCCGGATATGACCAAGACCATTGCGCAAGGCGCGTTTCTGGCATGGGCGGGCAGCACGTCGAACTATTATCCGCAGTTCCTCAGCTCCGTCTGCAAGCATTACGATATTCCGGAGGACGTTCCGGTAGGGGATATCCCTGCCGATCAGATGAAGAAGCTGCTGTATGGTACGGGCGGGGAGAAGGTGCGCTTCGTCTATGAGAACGACTTCGGCCATCGGAAGGAAGCGTTTGTTCCCTTCGAGGGCATTGTGAACAATCTGGAGCGCCGCTACCGCGATACGCCATCTGAGATGATGCGGGAGCATATTGAAGGGTACATGAGCGCGAAGCCATGCGGCAGCTGCAAGGGACAGCGTCTGCGCAAGGAGACACTCGCCGTCACGATCGGCGATCAGAATATCTCGCATGTGACGAACCTGTCTATTGGGGAGGCACAGCGATATTTTGAGAGCTTGCCGCTCACGCCTAAGGAGCAGACGATTGGGCATCTGATTTTGAAGGAAATCAACAGCCGGCTCGGCTTCCTGGTTAATGTCGGGCTGGAATATTTGACGCTCAGCCGGGCAGCGGGCACATTGTCGGGGGGCGAGGCGCAGCGCATTCGTCTGGCGACGCAGATTGGCTCAAGCCTGATGGGCGTACTGTACATTCTGGATGAACCCAGCATTGGCCTCCATCAGCGGGACAATGATCGACTGATTCAGACGCTGGAGCATATGCGCAACCTGGGCAATACGCTTATCGTGGTGGAGCACGACGAAGATACGATGCTTGCTGCGGATTATATTATTGATATTGGGCCGGGAGCGGGCATTCACGGCGGCCAGATTATAGCGGAGGGCACGCCGAAGGAGGTCATGGAGGACGAGAAGTCGTTGACCGGTCAATACTTGAGCGGCCGCAGATTCATCGAGGTTCCGCTGGAGCGCCGGGCAACCAGCGACAAGTGGCTGGAGGTGCGCGGCGCCAAGGAAAACAATCTTCGCAATATTCATGTGAAGATTCCGCTTGGCGTATTTACCGCCGTGACGGGTGTGTCTGGCTCCGGCAAGTCGACGTTCGTGAACGAAATTCTGTACAAGACGCTGGCGCGTGACTTGAACAAAGCGAAGGTTCGCCCCGGCCAGTACAAGGAATTCCGTGGACTGGAGCATCTGGAGAAGGTAATCGACATTGACCAGTCGCCTATCGGACGGACGCCTCGCTCCAATCCAGCGACCTATACGAGCGTGTTCGACGATATCCGGGATTTGTACGCCAGCACCAATGAGTCCAAGGTGCGCGGCTACAAGAAGGGCCGCTTCAGCTTCAACGTCAAGGGCGGCCGCTGCGAGGCCTGCCGAGGCGACGGCATTATCAAGATCGAGATGCACTTCCTCCCGGACGTCTATGTGCCATGTGAAATTTGTAAGGGCGCGCGTTACAACCGGGAGACGCTTGAGGTGAAGTACAAGGGCAAGAACATTGCGGAAGTGCTGGAGATGACGATTGAAGACAGCTGCTCCTTCTTCGAGAACATACCGCGCATTCACCGCAAGGTGCAGACGCTGCTGGACGTGGGTCTCGGCTACATGAAGCTGGGGCAGCCAGCCACCACATTATCCGGCGGAGAAGCTCAGCGCGTGAAGCTGGCGGCGGAGCTGTATCGCCGCAGTACAGGCAAGACGCTCTACATTCTGGATGAGCCGACGACGGGTCTGCATGTGCATGATATCGACCGTCTGCTCCATGTGCTTCATCGTCTCGTGGATTCCGGCGAGTCCGTCCTTGTCATTGAGCATAATCTCGACGTCATCAAGACAGCCGATTATTTAATTGATCTTGGACCGGAGGGCGGCAGCGGCGGCGGCACCATCGTCGCGACCGGCACACCGGAGCAGGTGGTGAAGGTGGAGCAGTCGTATACTGGCCGATATCTGAAGCCGATTCTGGAGAGGGACCGCGAGCGAACGCTTCAGCGCAGCGGTAATAAGGAGCATGTCGGCGCGGGAGCTTCAGCTACGGAATAA